A part of Prolixibacteraceae bacterium genomic DNA contains:
- the nifJ gene encoding pyruvate:ferredoxin (flavodoxin) oxidoreductase codes for MAKEKKFITCDGNYAAAHISYIFSEVACIYPITPSSPMAENVDEWAAVGKKNMFSQPVRLAELQSEAGAAGAVHGSLQSGAFTSTYTASQGLLLMIPNMYKIAGELLPTVFHVSARALATHALSIFGDHSDVYSARQTGFAMLFAGSVQETMDLSGVSHLSTLKSRVPFMNIFDGFRTSHEIQKIEVLDKEDLMPLVDMDAVQEFRDRALNPEHPVTRGTAQNPDIFFQAKEASNSFYDAVPDIVEDYMQEITKLTGREYHPFTYYGAEDAENIIMAMGSVTETIKEVIDAQLAEGKKVGLISCHLYRPFSEKYFFNVFPKTVKRIAVLDRTKEPGAQGEPLYLDVRSLFYDKADKPLIVGGRFGLGSKDTTPAQIISVYNNLEMTEPKNDFTVGIIDDVTFKSLPLLPEIKVTSDKTFEAKFYGLGSDGTVGANKNSIKIIGGSTDKYCQAYFAYDSKKSGGFTASHLRFGDDPIRSTYLVTTPDFVACHVQAYVNQYDVLKGLKKGGSFLLNTIWDEKEVLRRLPDNMKKYLADNEINFYIINGTKLGKELGLGNRTNTIMQSAFFKITEVIPFESAVQEMKSAIVKSYGKKGENIVNMNYAAVDAGGANFHKVEVPAEWKDIATSGEKAASDRPEFIENVVDVINAQEGDALPVSTFKGVEDGTFPNGTTEFEKRGVGIDVPEWIEDNCIQCNQCAYVCPHAAIRPFLVDEKEAANAPEGTDMKKAVGKQFAGLEFRMQVSPLDCTGCGNCADVCPSKEKSLVMKPLETQEAEIARWDYFEKNVSYKDNLVDKSKTVKNSQFAQPLFEFSGACAGCGETPYIKLITQLFGERMMIANATGCSSIYGGSAPATPYTTEKNSGHGPAWANSLFEDNAEFGFGMSEGINAQRDRLADIMTNAVEAGAPEAELFKAWLEAKDNAKASEEASANVLEAIKGNNAEYAKEILSLSQYLVKKSVWVFGGDGWAYDIGYGGVDHVLASGEDVNILVMDTEIYSNTGGQASKSTPIGAVAKFAASGKKIRKKDLGAITMSYGYIYVAQVAMGANQAQFLKAIREAEAYPGPSLVIAYSPCISHGLRATMGKSQEEEAKAVECGYWSLYRFDPRLEEEGKNPFQLDSKAPNWDNFQNFLLGEVRYTSLLKAFPAEAKELFAAAEVNAKWRRNYYQKLSEISFAAE; via the coding sequence ATGGCTAAAGAAAAAAAGTTTATCACGTGTGATGGTAACTATGCAGCAGCTCACATTAGCTACATTTTTAGTGAGGTTGCATGTATCTATCCGATCACTCCATCTTCTCCAATGGCGGAGAATGTTGACGAGTGGGCAGCAGTAGGTAAGAAGAATATGTTTAGTCAGCCTGTACGTTTGGCTGAGCTACAAAGTGAAGCTGGTGCAGCAGGTGCTGTTCACGGATCTTTGCAGTCAGGAGCATTCACTTCTACTTATACTGCTTCTCAAGGATTGTTATTGATGATCCCTAATATGTATAAGATTGCTGGAGAGTTGTTGCCAACTGTATTCCACGTAAGTGCTCGTGCTTTAGCAACTCATGCACTATCTATTTTTGGTGATCACAGTGATGTTTATTCTGCTCGTCAGACTGGATTCGCAATGTTATTTGCAGGATCGGTTCAGGAGACTATGGATCTATCAGGTGTTTCACACTTGTCGACACTTAAGTCACGTGTACCATTCATGAATATTTTTGATGGTTTCCGTACTTCTCACGAGATTCAAAAGATTGAAGTTTTAGATAAAGAAGATTTGATGCCTCTTGTGGATATGGACGCTGTTCAAGAGTTCCGTGATAGAGCATTGAATCCAGAGCACCCAGTAACACGTGGTACTGCTCAAAACCCAGATATCTTCTTCCAAGCAAAAGAGGCTTCTAACTCATTCTATGATGCTGTTCCAGATATCGTAGAAGATTATATGCAAGAAATTACTAAGTTGACTGGTCGTGAGTATCACCCATTCACTTATTATGGTGCAGAAGATGCAGAGAATATTATCATGGCGATGGGATCTGTAACAGAGACGATCAAAGAGGTAATCGATGCACAACTTGCAGAAGGAAAAAAAGTAGGTTTGATCTCATGTCACCTATATCGTCCTTTCTCTGAGAAGTATTTCTTCAATGTATTCCCTAAAACAGTTAAGCGTATTGCTGTTCTTGATAGAACAAAAGAGCCAGGTGCTCAAGGGGAGCCATTGTATCTAGATGTACGTTCTCTTTTCTATGACAAAGCAGATAAGCCATTAATCGTTGGTGGACGTTTTGGTCTAGGATCTAAAGATACTACTCCTGCTCAAATTATCTCTGTGTATAACAACCTAGAGATGACAGAGCCTAAGAATGACTTTACTGTAGGTATTATTGATGATGTGACTTTCAAGTCTCTTCCTCTTCTTCCTGAAATTAAAGTTACTTCTGACAAAACATTTGAGGCTAAATTTTATGGTTTAGGATCAGATGGTACTGTAGGTGCTAACAAGAACTCTATTAAGATTATTGGTGGTTCTACGGATAAGTATTGTCAAGCTTATTTCGCATACGATTCAAAGAAATCAGGTGGATTTACGGCTTCTCACCTTCGTTTTGGTGATGACCCAATCCGCTCAACATATTTGGTAACTACTCCTGACTTCGTAGCATGTCACGTACAAGCTTACGTTAACCAATACGATGTATTGAAAGGTCTTAAAAAGGGTGGTTCATTCCTATTGAATACTATTTGGGACGAGAAAGAAGTTCTTCGTCGTCTTCCAGATAATATGAAGAAGTATCTTGCGGATAACGAGATTAACTTCTATATCATTAACGGTACTAAACTAGGTAAAGAGCTAGGTCTTGGTAACCGTACCAATACTATCATGCAGTCTGCTTTCTTCAAAATTACAGAAGTGATTCCTTTCGAATCAGCTGTTCAAGAGATGAAGAGTGCGATTGTTAAGTCGTATGGTAAAAAAGGTGAGAATATCGTTAACATGAACTACGCTGCAGTTGATGCAGGTGGAGCGAACTTCCACAAAGTTGAAGTTCCTGCAGAATGGAAAGATATTGCAACTTCTGGTGAGAAAGCAGCATCTGATCGTCCTGAGTTCATCGAGAATGTAGTTGACGTGATCAATGCACAAGAGGGTGATGCACTTCCTGTATCTACTTTCAAAGGGGTTGAAGATGGTACATTCCCTAACGGTACTACTGAGTTTGAAAAGCGTGGTGTAGGTATTGATGTTCCAGAATGGATCGAAGATAACTGTATCCAGTGTAACCAGTGTGCTTATGTTTGTCCTCACGCAGCTATCCGTCCTTTCCTTGTTGATGAGAAAGAGGCAGCAAATGCTCCTGAAGGAACAGACATGAAGAAAGCAGTTGGTAAGCAATTTGCAGGACTTGAGTTCCGTATGCAAGTTTCTCCTCTTGACTGTACTGGTTGTGGTAACTGTGCTGACGTTTGTCCTTCAAAAGAGAAATCTCTTGTAATGAAGCCATTGGAGACTCAAGAAGCGGAGATCGCTCGTTGGGATTACTTCGAGAAGAATGTTTCTTACAAAGATAATTTAGTTGACAAGTCTAAGACGGTTAAGAACTCTCAGTTCGCTCAACCTTTATTCGAGTTCTCTGGAGCTTGTGCTGGTTGTGGTGAAACTCCATATATTAAGCTTATCACTCAATTGTTTGGTGAGCGTATGATGATTGCTAATGCTACTGGATGTTCTTCTATCTATGGTGGATCTGCTCCAGCAACTCCATATACTACTGAGAAGAATAGTGGACACGGACCTGCATGGGCTAACTCACTATTCGAAGACAATGCAGAATTTGGTTTCGGTATGTCTGAGGGTATCAATGCGCAGCGTGATCGTCTTGCAGATATCATGACTAATGCTGTTGAAGCAGGTGCTCCTGAGGCAGAGTTGTTCAAAGCATGGTTAGAAGCTAAAGATAATGCTAAGGCATCAGAAGAGGCTTCAGCTAATGTATTGGAGGCTATCAAAGGTAACAATGCAGAGTATGCTAAAGAGATCCTTTCTCTATCACAATACCTAGTGAAGAAATCAGTATGGGTATTCGGTGGTGACGGATGGGCTTACGATATTGGATACGGTGGTGTGGATCACGTATTGGCTTCAGGTGAAGATGTTAATATCCTTGTAATGGATACGGAGATCTACTCAAACACTGGTGGTCAAGCTTCGAAATCTACTCCTATTGGTGCAGTAGCTAAATTTGCTGCTTCAGGTAAGAAGATTCGTAAGAAAGATCTTGGTGCTATCACAATGAGTTATGGTTATATCTATGTTGCTCAAGTAGCAATGGGTGCAAACCAAGCACAGTTCTTGAAAGCAATTAGAGAAGCGGAAGCTTATCCAGGACCATCATTGGTTATTGCTTACTCTCCATGTATTTCTCACGGTCTTCGTGCGACAATGGGTAAATCACAAGAAGAAGAAGCAAAAGCTGTTGAATGTGGATACTGGTCACTATACCGTTTCGATCCACGTCTAGAAGAAGAAGGTAAGAACCCATTCCAATTGGATTCGAAAGCACCAAATTGGGATAACTTCCAAAACTTCCTACTAGGTGAGGTACGTTATACTTCGTTGTTAAAAGCATTCCCAGCTGAAGCAAAAGAGTTATTTGCAGCTGCTGAGGTGAACGCTAAATGGCGTCGTAACTACTATCAGAAATTATCAGAGATTTCATTTGCTGCAGAGTAA
- a CDS encoding arylsulfatase, whose product MDTKISRRSFLQTSGVVAAGCSIAPSGLQAATKKSTPKKQPHIIFIMTDQHRGDALGLINPILKTPNIDQIGKNGLIFRNGYTSTPSCTPARSGLLTGQAPWNHGMLGYSKVARHYPIELPRLLRESGYYTFGIGKMHWYPQKCLHGFHGTLVDESGRVEDDGYVSDYRDWFKLNAPGKDPDKTGISWNENRADTYQLPKQLHPTQWTGDTAIQFIEKYDLDNPMFLKVSFARPHSPYDPPKEYLEQYDIHDIEGPARSEWSEKYAPVKKPINYNTAFGDFGDDYAKKSKQHYYANITFIDDQVGKIIQSLKDKGIYEDCIICFTADHGDMMGDHNHWRKTYAYEGSTKIPFLMQYPKWYDSKREIGTEVYAPVELRDFLPTFLDAAGASIPEKVDGSSLLSFVKEEDPKWREYIDLEHATCYKPHNYWAALTDGKMKYIWFIRTGEEQLFNLEKDPQETTDLSDKRKYRKTLEKWRERMVAHLEERGETFVKDGKLVTREKTLLIGPNFPDKKWDNKSAIAYWKRETNKAFKML is encoded by the coding sequence ATGGATACAAAAATATCACGAAGGTCATTTCTACAGACCTCTGGAGTTGTTGCTGCAGGCTGCTCTATAGCACCATCAGGCTTACAAGCTGCCACGAAGAAATCCACACCAAAGAAGCAACCTCATATTATCTTTATCATGACGGACCAGCATCGTGGAGATGCATTAGGTCTGATAAACCCGATTTTAAAGACTCCTAACATTGATCAGATAGGTAAAAATGGACTCATATTCCGAAATGGATATACTTCGACTCCTAGTTGTACACCTGCTCGTAGTGGACTCCTTACAGGACAAGCTCCATGGAATCATGGTATGCTAGGTTATTCGAAAGTAGCAAGACATTATCCGATAGAACTCCCACGACTGCTAAGAGAGAGTGGCTACTATACGTTTGGTATTGGTAAGATGCATTGGTACCCACAAAAATGTCTACATGGTTTTCATGGAACACTTGTAGACGAGAGTGGCCGTGTCGAAGATGATGGTTATGTCAGTGATTACAGAGACTGGTTTAAACTAAATGCACCAGGTAAAGACCCTGACAAAACAGGTATTAGTTGGAATGAGAATAGAGCCGATACTTATCAGTTGCCAAAGCAACTTCACCCTACACAATGGACAGGAGACACAGCCATCCAATTCATTGAGAAATATGATTTAGACAATCCTATGTTTCTAAAAGTATCTTTTGCACGACCACATAGCCCATATGATCCACCGAAAGAGTATCTTGAGCAATATGATATCCATGATATTGAAGGTCCTGCAAGAAGTGAATGGAGTGAAAAGTATGCTCCAGTAAAGAAACCAATCAACTACAACACTGCATTTGGAGACTTTGGGGATGACTATGCTAAAAAATCAAAACAACACTACTACGCAAACATAACCTTCATTGATGATCAGGTAGGCAAGATAATTCAATCTCTCAAAGACAAAGGGATTTACGAAGACTGTATTATCTGTTTCACAGCCGATCATGGTGATATGATGGGAGACCATAACCATTGGAGAAAGACATATGCATATGAGGGTTCTACTAAAATACCTTTCTTAATGCAATACCCTAAATGGTATGATTCGAAAAGAGAGATAGGAACAGAAGTTTATGCACCCGTTGAGTTAAGAGATTTCCTTCCCACCTTCTTAGATGCCGCAGGTGCATCTATTCCAGAAAAGGTTGATGGTTCATCACTTCTATCTTTCGTTAAAGAAGAAGATCCCAAATGGAGAGAATATATCGATCTAGAACATGCCACATGTTATAAACCTCATAACTATTGGGCTGCGCTTACTGACGGCAAGATGAAATACATCTGGTTTATACGTACAGGAGAAGAACAACTATTCAATCTCGAAAAAGACCCACAAGAGACTACGGATCTTTCAGACAAAAGAAAGTACCGTAAAACACTTGAAAAGTGGAGAGAACGAATGGTAGCTCATCTAGAAGAGCGCGGAGAGACATTTGTTAAAGATGGAAAACTTGTAACCAGAGAGAAGACACTACTTATTGGCCCTAATTTCCCAGACAAGAAGTGGGATAATAAGAGTGCAATAGCTTATTGGAAGAGAGAGACAAATAAAGCATTTAAGATGTTATAA
- a CDS encoding nitroreductase family protein, producing MSAILDITKRRRSIRKFTDVAISNEEIKELLKPALLSPSSKNKRPWKFIVTSSKEKLQAIATCKPFGVKFIADANAAILITGNHEESDTWVEDCSIAATLIQWAAEERNIGSTWIQIRGRKAENGDDAEHSLKELFQIPSSESVLAVIALGHKEKDRKPYTEEDMDWSKVTFDNE from the coding sequence ATGTCAGCTATTTTAGATATTACAAAAAGAAGAAGAAGTATCCGTAAATTTACAGATGTGGCCATCTCAAATGAAGAGATTAAAGAGTTGCTTAAACCAGCTCTTCTATCGCCATCTTCGAAGAACAAAAGACCTTGGAAATTCATTGTGACATCGTCCAAAGAGAAACTTCAGGCTATTGCCACATGTAAACCATTTGGAGTTAAGTTTATTGCAGATGCAAATGCAGCTATTCTTATTACAGGGAATCATGAAGAGAGTGACACGTGGGTTGAAGACTGTTCTATTGCAGCAACGCTAATTCAATGGGCTGCCGAAGAGAGAAACATTGGTTCTACTTGGATACAAATCAGAGGCCGTAAAGCAGAAAATGGAGACGATGCAGAACATTCTCTTAAAGAGTTGTTCCAAATTCCGAGTTCAGAGAGCGTGCTTGCAGTGATTGCTTTAGGGCACAAAGAGAAAGATCGTAAGCCATACACCGAGGAAGATATGGATTGGTCAAAAGTTACTTTTGATAACGAATAG
- a CDS encoding ISL3 family transposase, which yields MYDLLASALHIESPYFIDGINLDKESQRLDVYIDFKRGSRFSHNGEDNLQVHDTRKKTWQHLSFFEYKCYLTARVPRVIKGDGNVAILDMPWEGELPGFTLLFEALLMSLISYMPVHQVAQMTGVYDDKLWKLATLYVDTAKAEEDHSDIEMIGVDETSCKKGHNYVTLFVDLKERKTVHVTEGKGAETIASFCKVIPHYHDQNKVIKSSKISHVSCDMSPSFISGIATHLPDASITFDKFHIMKIINEAVDKVRRSEAKDEECLKGNRYLFLKNKTNFTLKQQQAFKDLSISNSKLKSFRALRIRESFQDIYTYANTAEEFVCLLKQWYYWATHSRMEPIIKAANTIKRHWDGVVQWMETKINNGILEGLNSVVQTVKRRAKGFRDTKNFITMIYLVTGKLDFRKVNKHCSF from the coding sequence ATGTACGATTTATTAGCCTCAGCCTTACATATTGAATCTCCCTATTTTATTGATGGTATTAACTTAGACAAGGAATCCCAACGTTTAGATGTTTATATCGATTTTAAGAGAGGTTCTCGTTTTAGTCACAATGGAGAGGATAACCTACAGGTGCATGATACACGAAAGAAAACATGGCAGCATTTAAGCTTCTTTGAGTATAAGTGTTATTTAACTGCACGTGTTCCCCGTGTTATAAAGGGAGATGGTAATGTTGCTATTCTTGATATGCCTTGGGAAGGTGAACTACCTGGTTTTACACTGTTGTTTGAAGCATTATTAATGTCCTTAATTTCTTATATGCCAGTTCATCAGGTTGCACAAATGACAGGTGTTTATGATGATAAGCTATGGAAGTTGGCAACTTTGTATGTCGATACAGCAAAGGCCGAAGAAGACCATTCTGATATTGAGATGATAGGGGTTGATGAGACTTCTTGTAAAAAAGGGCATAATTATGTTACTTTGTTTGTAGACCTAAAAGAACGCAAGACAGTACATGTTACTGAAGGAAAAGGGGCAGAAACTATTGCTTCTTTTTGTAAGGTTATTCCACATTATCACGACCAAAATAAAGTGATCAAATCAAGTAAAATAAGTCATGTCAGTTGTGATATGTCTCCTTCATTCATTAGTGGCATAGCAACACACCTTCCAGATGCTTCCATTACATTTGACAAGTTTCATATTATGAAGATAATCAATGAAGCAGTAGATAAGGTTAGACGATCTGAAGCAAAAGATGAAGAGTGTCTAAAGGGGAACAGGTATTTATTCTTAAAGAACAAGACAAACTTCACCTTAAAGCAACAGCAAGCCTTTAAGGATCTTTCTATATCAAACAGTAAATTAAAGAGTTTCAGAGCACTCCGAATACGTGAAAGCTTTCAGGATATTTACACATACGCTAACACGGCAGAAGAGTTTGTGTGCTTATTAAAACAATGGTATTATTGGGCAACTCACTCTAGGATGGAGCCTATCATCAAGGCTGCCAATACAATTAAAAGACATTGGGATGGCGTTGTGCAATGGATGGAAACAAAGATAAATAATGGAATATTAGAAGGTCTTAATTCTGTGGTTCAAACAGTAAAAAGAAGAGCTAAAGGATTTAGGGACACTAAAAATTTCATCACAATGATATATCTTGTTACGGGTAAATTAGATTTTAGAAAGGTGAATAAGCATTGTTCTTTTTAA
- a CDS encoding glycoside hydrolase family 97 protein — MSQIKQYRSILILVLFVLYSCTSRDHTSSIITSPNGGISLTFSSNEKGLFYSIKKDTTTVFKASRLGFKLKDKPDLNSGFEIISVNKKEYDKEWRQVWGQNQLVRDQHHELMVHLQEKQEPKRKIDIVFRLFNDGIGFRYIFPEQDNLNEFIIMDELTEFNLNDDYDTWSIKAYQKDRYEYLYRKQKLTCIDDTVHTPLTMVNPKGLAVSIHEANLTDYASMTLYRTNKTTLHCDLVPWADGTKVYAKAGFKTPWRTIQIGAKPTDLLQSNLILNLNDPCQFKDVSWIKPAKYVGVWWEMHLGISSWGQGKHHGANTENVKRYIDFAAENNLQGVLVEGWNVGWDEQWWLDGSVFKFTTPYPDFDIKAVTDYANARGVNIIGHHETGGAITNYENQLEDALDYYQKYGIKYIKSGYVNPNGLNNKEWHHGQFGVRHYRKVVEEAAKRHIMVCMHEPIKSTGLRRTFPNLMSSEGARGQEFNAWGPNGGNPPSHEPTLIFTRLLAGPMDYTPGIFDISLPQKKSNQVNTTIAKQLALYVTLYSPLQMAADLPEHYINQPAFEFIKSVPVDWERTIALNGQIGEYVTIVRKDKASDSWYLGSITNEEPRQFDIDLSFLDPNATYKATVYADGKDADYQSNPTDIMIYEKEYRQNDSLQISLKRGGGTSVVFKKIHE; from the coding sequence ATGAGTCAGATTAAGCAGTACCGTTCAATTCTAATCTTAGTTCTTTTTGTACTATATAGTTGTACCTCAAGAGATCATACAAGTTCGATCATTACATCTCCCAATGGAGGTATTAGCCTCACCTTTAGTTCGAATGAAAAGGGATTGTTCTACAGTATAAAAAAAGATACAACGACAGTATTTAAGGCATCAAGACTTGGATTTAAGTTAAAGGACAAACCAGATCTTAACAGTGGGTTTGAAATTATCTCTGTCAATAAAAAAGAGTATGACAAAGAATGGAGACAAGTGTGGGGACAAAACCAGCTTGTTAGAGATCAACACCATGAGCTGATGGTTCATCTTCAAGAAAAACAAGAGCCCAAAAGAAAGATTGATATTGTATTTCGACTATTTAATGATGGCATAGGGTTTAGATATATATTCCCAGAGCAAGATAATCTAAACGAATTCATCATTATGGATGAGTTAACAGAGTTTAATCTAAACGATGATTACGATACGTGGTCCATTAAAGCATACCAAAAAGACAGATATGAATACCTCTATCGCAAACAGAAGTTGACCTGTATTGATGATACGGTGCATACACCATTAACGATGGTTAACCCCAAGGGATTGGCTGTCTCAATACATGAAGCAAATCTTACGGATTATGCTTCGATGACACTATACCGAACGAATAAGACAACGCTTCATTGTGACTTAGTGCCATGGGCAGATGGAACAAAGGTGTATGCCAAAGCAGGATTTAAAACACCTTGGAGAACAATTCAAATTGGAGCGAAACCTACAGACCTACTTCAATCTAACCTTATACTTAATCTTAATGACCCTTGTCAATTCAAAGATGTGTCATGGATTAAACCAGCAAAATATGTTGGTGTTTGGTGGGAGATGCACCTGGGAATAAGTAGCTGGGGGCAAGGGAAACATCATGGTGCAAATACAGAGAATGTAAAGAGGTACATTGATTTTGCAGCAGAGAATAACCTTCAAGGAGTACTGGTTGAAGGATGGAATGTTGGCTGGGATGAGCAATGGTGGCTTGATGGTAGTGTTTTTAAATTCACTACTCCCTATCCCGATTTTGACATCAAAGCAGTTACAGATTATGCCAATGCCAGAGGGGTTAATATCATTGGTCACCATGAAACTGGAGGAGCCATTACCAACTATGAAAACCAACTGGAAGATGCATTAGATTATTATCAAAAATATGGAATCAAATATATTAAGAGCGGATATGTCAATCCTAATGGACTCAATAACAAAGAGTGGCATCATGGTCAGTTTGGAGTGCGACACTATCGTAAAGTAGTAGAGGAGGCCGCTAAAAGGCATATAATGGTCTGCATGCATGAACCTATTAAATCGACAGGTCTCAGACGCACCTTTCCAAACCTGATGAGTTCAGAGGGAGCAAGAGGACAAGAGTTTAATGCATGGGGACCCAATGGAGGTAATCCACCAAGTCATGAGCCTACTCTTATTTTCACACGACTACTTGCAGGGCCAATGGATTACACTCCGGGCATATTTGATATCTCATTACCTCAGAAAAAGAGCAACCAAGTGAATACCACTATTGCCAAACAATTGGCCTTATATGTTACACTATATAGTCCTCTTCAAATGGCAGCCGACTTACCTGAGCATTACATCAATCAGCCAGCGTTTGAATTTATTAAGAGTGTACCTGTAGATTGGGAAAGAACCATCGCACTTAACGGACAAATTGGGGAGTATGTCACGATAGTAAGAAAAGATAAGGCATCGGACAGTTGGTATTTGGGGAGTATAACTAATGAAGAGCCAAGACAATTTGATATCGACCTCTCTTTTCTAGATCCTAATGCCACCTATAAAGCAACGGTTTATGCTGATGGGAAAGATGCAGACTATCAGAGTAATCCAACAGATATAATGATTTATGAGAAAGAGTATAGACAAAATGATTCTCTACAAATCAGTTTAAAAAGAGGTGGAGGAACTTCTGTTGTATTCAAGAAGATACACGAATAA
- a CDS encoding DUF6377 domain-containing protein — translation MKVYCIKFFGYVSLFILVLSACSRQPKVREFKELNVALDQRNIFQTKKSQSITHLYEKLNLCRHNDTIKYKISEELYSEYFSYENDSSLFYASQMLDITKETGGDLYYNAIIKKGASLIRAGLFLEAREGLAGVNLSRLSTSRLVDFYYTMSTLYFELDWKYANTIYQDKYLQLGIKMLSRALRFSEDKTPRHYSLKGLYHLKKGEYHLAASSFHTLFNDYQVTGRQLAVDASTFASVQKNLGDVDSYLRLLEMAAIEDIKIVNRENFALLELGNYLYNRGQIAQAERYLDIAFKDARMYGAQLRQEQLSLIISDVIGAKARNISRQKDHILMFILVILLLLLVIMVILILLYRQLIEVRRTKTIVEKKNLLINRNNAKLKEANTIKDEYIGFSFRVSSELLTKLEYIYTKVDRSIIHHDFNELRRVLSSGGIKEEREHFLDSFDRTFLSLFPTFIVEFNSLFDEDKTIISSSSKNLNTEVRIFALIRLGITDNKKISQILDYSINTINSYKTKVKNRSKVNNDQFEQAVKEIGIM, via the coding sequence ATGAAAGTTTACTGTATTAAGTTTTTCGGGTACGTGTCGTTGTTCATCTTGGTTCTTAGTGCCTGTTCTAGACAACCAAAAGTGAGGGAGTTTAAAGAGCTAAACGTTGCTTTAGACCAACGTAATATATTTCAAACTAAAAAGAGTCAAAGTATAACGCATCTTTATGAAAAACTGAATCTATGCCGTCATAATGATACCATTAAATACAAAATCTCAGAAGAGCTCTATAGTGAGTACTTCTCATATGAGAACGACTCCTCTCTATTCTATGCTTCTCAGATGTTAGACATCACTAAGGAAACAGGTGGTGACCTCTACTATAATGCCATAATAAAGAAAGGAGCGTCTTTGATTAGAGCAGGACTATTTCTTGAGGCACGAGAGGGACTAGCAGGGGTTAATCTGTCGAGATTATCGACATCACGACTTGTTGATTTCTACTATACGATGTCAACCCTCTATTTTGAGCTAGATTGGAAGTATGCCAATACGATATATCAAGACAAATATTTACAGTTGGGAATAAAGATGCTATCGCGCGCGCTAAGGTTTAGTGAAGATAAAACCCCTAGACACTATTCATTAAAAGGGCTCTACCATTTGAAGAAAGGAGAGTACCATCTCGCAGCATCCTCTTTTCATACCCTGTTTAATGACTATCAGGTTACAGGAAGACAGTTGGCAGTAGATGCAAGCACTTTCGCTTCTGTTCAAAAGAATTTAGGCGATGTTGATTCCTATCTCAGGCTTTTAGAAATGGCTGCAATCGAGGATATAAAGATCGTCAATAGAGAGAATTTTGCTCTGCTTGAGTTGGGCAATTACCTCTACAATCGTGGACAAATAGCACAAGCCGAACGCTACCTCGATATTGCTTTTAAGGATGCACGTATGTATGGGGCACAGCTGAGACAGGAGCAGTTATCTCTTATTATTTCAGATGTCATTGGTGCTAAGGCTCGTAATATATCGAGACAGAAAGATCACATTCTTATGTTTATCCTTGTAATCTTGTTGCTTCTTCTTGTCATCATGGTAATCTTGATACTTCTATATCGACAATTAATTGAGGTACGCCGTACCAAGACTATTGTTGAAAAGAAGAACCTTCTGATCAATAGGAACAATGCAAAACTGAAAGAAGCCAATACGATTAAAGATGAATACATTGGTTTCTCTTTTAGGGTTAGTTCAGAGCTATTGACGAAGCTAGAGTACATCTATACGAAAGTAGATAGGAGTATAATACATCATGATTTTAATGAATTGAGACGCGTCTTGAGTAGTGGTGGGATAAAAGAGGAAAGAGAACATTTCTTAGACTCTTTTGATCGAACATTTCTATCTCTCTTCCCAACCTTTATCGTTGAGTTCAACTCTCTATTTGATGAGGATAAAACAATTATAAGCAGTTCAAGCAAGAACCTAAATACTGAGGTTCGAATCTTTGCCCTAATTCGTCTCGGAATTACTGACAACAAGAAAATTAGTCAAATACTAGACTACTCAATAAACACAATAAATAGCTATAAGACCAAGGTGAAGAATCGTTCCAAAGTCAACAACGATCAGTTTGAGCAAGCCGTGAAAGAAATTGGTATTATGTAG